From a region of the Desulfovibrio oxyclinae DSM 11498 genome:
- a CDS encoding sigma-54-dependent transcriptional regulator — MTANTVLFIAEPQAVTGIFPALKEQGLQAGLADTLNGALGFIRKSRPAVVFCRPRLQGFSASDLLTQAAADPEFPPVVVFSPSGSAEEAREFLEMGARDYWLEPLVWDKIRLILPQAPRDAEPEAEPEPAPAAPEPPSAQPRGDSRFSIIGQHPAVLRVLALAKRVARSKATVLISGESGTGKEMFARYLHHNSDRDEKPFVAINCAALPEHLLESELFGHEKGAFTGAIARKQGKFELADGGTILLDEITEMDMGLQAKLLRVLQESEFDRVGGTETVKVDVRVLATTNRSIEQTVREGKFREDLFYRLNVIPLKLPALRERGEDVVRLAEFFTAKYCAAYGMGRLAFSEDAKNWLVEYEWPGNVRELQNLMERAVLLAGDGPIRRDHFLMDDAEWVPDDLDEMQQAGEEAAPPEPQTAEEALSVMPLHEMEKKLILKSLDETQGNRTRAAEMLGISVRTLRNKINEYKKLGISL, encoded by the coding sequence ATGACGGCGAACACGGTCCTTTTCATCGCGGAACCGCAGGCCGTGACGGGCATCTTCCCCGCGCTCAAGGAGCAGGGGTTGCAGGCCGGTCTGGCCGATACACTCAATGGCGCGCTCGGATTCATTCGCAAATCCAGGCCCGCCGTGGTCTTCTGTCGTCCGCGATTGCAGGGGTTTTCCGCCTCGGACCTGCTGACTCAGGCCGCCGCCGATCCCGAGTTTCCGCCCGTTGTCGTCTTCTCCCCCAGCGGATCCGCCGAAGAGGCCCGTGAATTTCTTGAGATGGGAGCGCGCGACTACTGGCTGGAACCGCTCGTCTGGGACAAGATACGGCTGATTCTGCCGCAGGCCCCCCGGGACGCCGAGCCCGAAGCCGAGCCGGAACCGGCCCCGGCCGCCCCCGAGCCGCCGTCCGCCCAGCCGCGCGGGGATTCCAGATTTTCCATCATCGGGCAGCATCCTGCCGTCCTGCGAGTGCTGGCGCTCGCCAAGCGCGTGGCGCGTTCCAAGGCCACCGTACTCATTTCCGGCGAGTCCGGTACCGGTAAGGAAATGTTCGCCCGCTACCTGCACCACAATTCGGACCGAGACGAAAAGCCGTTCGTGGCCATCAACTGCGCGGCTTTGCCTGAGCATCTTCTGGAATCCGAACTCTTCGGGCACGAGAAGGGCGCCTTCACCGGGGCCATCGCCCGCAAGCAGGGCAAGTTCGAGCTTGCCGACGGCGGCACCATCCTGCTGGACGAGATCACGGAAATGGACATGGGGCTACAGGCCAAGCTGCTGCGCGTGCTGCAGGAGTCCGAGTTCGACCGCGTGGGCGGCACCGAGACCGTGAAGGTGGACGTGCGCGTGCTGGCGACCACCAACCGCTCCATCGAGCAGACCGTGCGCGAGGGCAAGTTCCGCGAAGACCTTTTCTACCGCCTGAATGTCATTCCGCTCAAGCTTCCGGCTCTTCGCGAGCGCGGTGAGGACGTGGTTCGGCTGGCGGAATTTTTCACCGCAAAATACTGCGCCGCCTACGGCATGGGCAGGTTGGCCTTTTCAGAGGACGCCAAGAACTGGCTCGTGGAATACGAGTGGCCCGGCAACGTGCGAGAATTGCAGAACCTCATGGAGCGCGCCGTCCTGCTGGCCGGCGACGGCCCCATTCGCCGCGATCACTTCCTGATGGACGACGCCGAATGGGTGCCCGACGATCTCGACGAGATGCAGCAGGCCGGAGAAGAGGCCGCGCCGCCCGAGCCGCAGACAGCGGAAGAGGCGCTCTCGGTCATGCCGCTGCACGAGATGGAAAAGAAGCTCATCCTCAAAAGCCTTGACGAAACGCAGGGCAACCGTACCCGCGCCGCTGAAATGCTCGGCATCTCCGTGCGCACGCTGCGCAACAAGATCAACGAATACAAGAAGCTGGGCATCAGCCTCTAG
- the cydB gene encoding cytochrome d ubiquinol oxidase subunit II codes for MEPTHYLLATVWFVLWGVLWSVYFMLDGFDLGSGTLMPFLAKNDAEKRVIYNAQGPFWDGNEVWLIAAGGVTFAAFPLAYAKMFSGLYTALMLLLFALILRGVSFEFRSKIENTAWRKLWDGCHFIGSFLPAVLLGVAFANLFQGLPLDETGFSQAGLFGLINPYGLAGGVLFLVMFLMHGSLWLSIRGVGPVKARAENLAVKLWPLLVLLTVAFLVYSAVQTKLFANYLAYPWLLPILALPVAGLVLMRSYMGAGSWWKAWGSSSLFIVGTALFGVTGLFPTIILSNPNPGRSLTIMNSSSSELTLTIMLGVALVFVPIVIAYQFWAYKTFATHNVEELDMEY; via the coding sequence ATGGAACCGACTCACTATCTTCTTGCCACCGTCTGGTTCGTCCTCTGGGGCGTTCTCTGGTCGGTATACTTCATGCTCGACGGCTTCGACCTCGGCTCCGGAACGCTCATGCCGTTCCTCGCCAAGAACGATGCGGAAAAACGCGTCATCTACAACGCGCAGGGGCCCTTCTGGGACGGCAACGAGGTCTGGCTCATCGCCGCCGGCGGTGTGACCTTCGCCGCTTTCCCGCTGGCCTACGCCAAGATGTTCAGCGGTCTGTACACGGCGCTGATGCTGCTGCTCTTCGCGCTGATCCTGCGCGGGGTGTCCTTCGAGTTCCGCTCGAAGATCGAAAACACCGCGTGGCGCAAACTCTGGGACGGCTGCCACTTCATAGGCTCGTTCCTGCCCGCCGTACTGCTCGGCGTGGCCTTCGCCAATCTCTTTCAGGGCCTGCCTCTGGACGAGACAGGCTTTTCGCAGGCCGGCCTGTTCGGCCTGATCAACCCATACGGCCTCGCGGGAGGCGTGCTGTTCCTCGTGATGTTTCTCATGCACGGCTCGCTGTGGCTTTCCATTCGCGGAGTCGGCCCGGTCAAGGCCCGCGCCGAGAACCTCGCGGTGAAACTCTGGCCCCTGCTGGTGCTGCTCACCGTGGCCTTTCTGGTCTACTCTGCGGTGCAGACCAAGCTGTTCGCCAACTACCTCGCCTATCCGTGGCTGCTGCCGATTCTGGCGCTGCCGGTGGCGGGGCTGGTGCTCATGCGCAGCTACATGGGTGCAGGCTCGTGGTGGAAGGCCTGGGGCTCCTCGTCCCTGTTCATCGTGGGCACGGCGCTGTTCGGCGTGACGGGACTGTTCCCGACGATCATCCTGTCCAACCCGAATCCCGGACGCAGCCTGACCATCATGAACTCCTCGTCCAGCGAGCTGACCCTGACGATCATGCTCGGCGTGGCGCTGGTGTTCGTCCCCATCGTCATCGCCTACCAGTTCTGGGCCTACAAGACCTTCGCCACGCACAACGTGGAAGAACTGGACATGGAATACTAG
- a CDS encoding cytochrome ubiquinol oxidase subunit I, with the protein MDVLMLSRLQFAAATAFHFIFVPLTLGLSVVIACMETAYVRTGKEVYRRMAKFWGKLFLINFALGVVTGITLEFQFGTNWAGYSAYVGDIFGSLLAIEATAAFFLESTFIGVWHFGWKRLSPKAHMISAWCVAVASNLSAIWILIANGFMQHPVGYVMRNGRAELENFTEVITNMFAWHQFMHNVLGAFCVAAFFVMGISAWHLYRKSHVDFFRKSFRISATLGLVATVLVAVQGHAHGNHVAEVQPVKLAAMESHWETSTYAPMYLLQIPGQDGNKLEALPIPGLLSILAYNDPSAEVMGLNDVPEDERPPVTLTFMAFRGMVGFGTLMIAVAGFAWLMRKRIEDFPKFLKVLPFLIPVPYLAMQMGWIVAEVGRQPWIVYGLMKTSDAVSPVTAGQVGFSFITMCAIYTLLGIAGIWLMIRFARQGPEPEEG; encoded by the coding sequence ATGGACGTTCTCATGCTTTCAAGGTTGCAGTTCGCCGCAGCAACCGCGTTCCACTTCATCTTCGTGCCGCTCACGCTCGGGCTCTCCGTGGTTATTGCGTGCATGGAGACCGCCTACGTTCGCACGGGCAAGGAAGTGTATCGCAGAATGGCCAAATTCTGGGGAAAACTCTTCCTCATCAACTTTGCGCTGGGCGTGGTGACGGGGATCACGCTCGAATTCCAGTTCGGCACCAACTGGGCCGGGTATTCCGCCTACGTGGGCGACATTTTCGGATCGCTGCTGGCCATCGAGGCCACGGCGGCCTTCTTCCTCGAATCCACGTTCATCGGCGTATGGCACTTCGGCTGGAAACGCCTGTCTCCCAAGGCGCACATGATCTCTGCATGGTGTGTGGCCGTGGCGAGTAACCTTTCCGCCATCTGGATTCTCATCGCCAACGGTTTCATGCAGCATCCCGTGGGATACGTGATGCGCAACGGCCGGGCCGAACTCGAAAATTTCACCGAAGTCATCACCAACATGTTCGCGTGGCACCAGTTCATGCACAACGTGCTGGGCGCCTTCTGCGTGGCCGCGTTCTTCGTCATGGGCATCTCCGCATGGCATCTGTACCGCAAGAGCCATGTCGATTTCTTCCGCAAGTCCTTCCGCATCAGCGCCACGCTGGGCCTCGTGGCCACGGTGCTGGTGGCGGTGCAGGGACATGCCCACGGCAACCACGTGGCCGAGGTGCAGCCCGTCAAGCTGGCGGCCATGGAATCCCACTGGGAGACCAGCACCTACGCCCCCATGTACCTGCTGCAGATTCCCGGACAGGACGGCAACAAGCTTGAAGCCCTGCCCATTCCGGGCCTGCTGAGCATCCTCGCCTACAACGATCCCTCCGCCGAGGTCATGGGCCTCAACGACGTGCCCGAAGACGAGCGTCCCCCGGTGACGCTGACCTTCATGGCCTTCAGGGGCATGGTCGGCTTCGGCACCCTGATGATCGCAGTGGCGGGCTTTGCGTGGCTCATGCGAAAGCGCATCGAGGACTTCCCCAAGTTCCTCAAGGTGCTGCCGTTCCTCATTCCGGTTCCCTATCTCGCCATGCAGATGGGCTGGATCGTGGCCGAAGTGGGGCGCCAGCCGTGGATCGTCTACGGCCTGATGAAGACCTCCGACGCCGTGTCCCCGGTGACCGCCGGCCAGGTCGGCTTCTCCTTCATCACCATGTGCGCCATCTACACGCTGCTCGGCATCGCCGGCATCTGGTTGATGATCCGCTTCGCCAGACAGGGCCCGGAACCCGAAGAAGGCTAA
- a CDS encoding ATP-dependent 6-phosphofructokinase has translation MKTCREPIYKAGDTTIPQLGDPRVDSPLTFGRFVDDDDAVLVNISRKSVDRTKGRKKEPEHIYFELAGPRQKIYFDPKKAKCAVVTCGGLCPGLNDVIRSIVMTAHHEYNVPSVLGIQYGLAGFIPEYGYDVMELTPGSVNQIHEFGGTILGSSRGPQPVDQIVDALERMNISMLFMIGGDGTMHAAEAIQKEIAKRNLSISIVGLPKTIDNDINFASPSFGFDTAVEKATEAIRCAHVEATGAPWGIGLVKLMGRESGFIAAQSAMALQDVNFVLIPEDPFDLHGENGFLAHLEERMKRRGHAVIVLAEGAGQNLIGETGAKDKSGNVVLGDISTVLRSEIKSHFKELGIDLTLKYIDPSYIIRSIPANSNDRIYCSFLGIHAVHAGMVGRTGLVISRWNGRYVHIPMELVTKRRKRINTCSNYWRAVLESTGQPINMRNE, from the coding sequence ATGAAAACCTGCCGAGAGCCTATCTACAAAGCCGGAGACACCACCATCCCCCAGCTGGGCGATCCCCGCGTGGACAGCCCGCTGACCTTCGGACGCTTCGTCGATGACGATGACGCCGTGCTGGTGAACATCTCCCGCAAGAGCGTGGACAGGACCAAGGGCCGCAAGAAGGAACCTGAACACATCTACTTCGAGCTGGCCGGTCCGCGCCAGAAGATCTACTTCGACCCCAAGAAGGCCAAGTGCGCCGTTGTCACCTGCGGCGGCCTCTGTCCGGGTCTCAACGACGTCATCCGGTCCATCGTCATGACCGCTCATCACGAGTACAACGTGCCCAGCGTGCTGGGCATTCAATACGGTCTTGCGGGTTTCATACCCGAATATGGCTACGACGTCATGGAACTTACGCCGGGAAGCGTGAATCAGATTCACGAATTCGGCGGCACCATCCTCGGCAGCTCCCGAGGACCGCAGCCCGTGGACCAGATAGTGGACGCACTGGAACGCATGAACATTTCCATGCTCTTCATGATCGGCGGCGACGGCACCATGCACGCGGCCGAGGCCATTCAGAAGGAGATCGCCAAGCGCAACCTGTCCATTTCCATTGTGGGTCTGCCGAAAACCATCGACAACGACATCAACTTCGCCTCGCCGTCCTTCGGCTTCGACACGGCGGTGGAAAAGGCCACGGAAGCCATTCGCTGTGCGCATGTGGAAGCCACGGGTGCGCCGTGGGGTATCGGGCTGGTCAAGCTCATGGGGCGTGAATCCGGATTCATTGCCGCTCAGAGCGCCATGGCCCTGCAGGACGTGAACTTCGTGTTGATCCCCGAGGATCCGTTCGACCTGCACGGTGAAAACGGCTTTCTCGCGCACCTTGAAGAGCGCATGAAACGACGCGGCCACGCGGTGATCGTGCTGGCGGAAGGCGCGGGCCAGAACCTCATCGGAGAAACCGGCGCCAAGGACAAGTCGGGCAACGTGGTCCTCGGCGACATCTCCACGGTGCTGCGCTCCGAAATCAAGAGCCACTTCAAGGAACTCGGCATCGACCTGACGCTGAAGTACATCGACCCCAGCTACATCATCCGGTCCATTCCGGCCAACTCCAACGACCGGATCTACTGCTCGTTCCTCGGCATCCATGCCGTGCACGCGGGCATGGTCGGCCGCACCGGACTGGTCATCTCCCGTTGGAACGGCCGGTACGTGCACATCCCCATGGAGCTGGTGACCAAGCGTCGCAAGCGCATCAACACCTGCTCCAACTACTGGCGGGCCGTGCTCGAATCCACCGGACAACCCATAAACATGCGCAACGAATAG
- a CDS encoding Hsp20/alpha crystallin family protein — translation MAKLNWNPWMGLDENGDDTERGFEEISVNTDSANVWSPAADMVESERHIHILVEVPGLSLEDMVVEVQQGELVVCGRRCFARDDRDNLYHVLERDYGPFLRRFSLPKRVNSRSVSARLSNGLLTITIAKRPPGRRTIKVG, via the coding sequence ATGGCGAAACTGAACTGGAACCCCTGGATGGGGCTGGACGAAAACGGCGACGACACGGAAAGGGGTTTCGAGGAAATCTCCGTGAATACCGACTCCGCAAACGTGTGGTCGCCCGCTGCCGACATGGTGGAAAGCGAACGGCACATCCACATTCTGGTGGAAGTTCCGGGGCTGAGCCTTGAGGATATGGTTGTCGAGGTTCAGCAGGGGGAGCTTGTGGTCTGCGGCCGCCGCTGCTTCGCGCGCGATGACCGCGACAATCTCTACCACGTGCTTGAACGCGATTACGGGCCGTTTCTTCGCCGGTTCTCCCTGCCGAAACGGGTGAACAGCAGGAGCGTTTCCGCTCGTTTGAGCAACGGATTGCTGACCATCACCATAGCTAAGCGCCCGCCCGGGCGACGGACTATCAAAGTCGGATAG
- a CDS encoding substrate-binding periplasmic protein, with translation MTVAIESFPPYEYMKDGVASGANVEIIREACRRMDVIPHFMQFPWRRALLELREGGVDVVSSGFRTMQREVYALYPKHPLAREEVVVVTGDANPHSLGSLNGLRGLRVGVVRQHSYGEEFDSMRGLDKDYSMDVVSQLRKLARGRTDVALVNREVFEFQTRHHGIGGLRVVRSLGRTELFAMFSRAGGNRVRSLCERFDQVLGDMWADGTVTAIHKRHGLENGR, from the coding sequence ATGACCGTGGCCATCGAATCCTTTCCTCCTTACGAGTACATGAAGGACGGCGTTGCCAGCGGGGCCAATGTGGAAATCATCCGCGAGGCCTGCCGCCGGATGGACGTGATTCCCCACTTCATGCAGTTTCCGTGGCGCAGGGCGCTCCTGGAGCTGCGCGAAGGTGGCGTGGACGTCGTTTCCTCGGGCTTCAGAACCATGCAGCGCGAAGTCTACGCCCTGTATCCGAAGCATCCGCTGGCAAGGGAAGAGGTGGTCGTCGTGACCGGTGACGCGAATCCCCATTCGCTCGGATCCCTCAACGGTTTGCGTGGCCTGCGCGTCGGCGTTGTCCGGCAGCACTCTTACGGCGAGGAATTCGACAGCATGCGCGGGCTGGACAAGGATTACAGCATGGACGTGGTCTCCCAGCTCAGAAAACTTGCCCGCGGAAGAACCGACGTGGCGCTCGTGAACCGGGAAGTCTTCGAGTTTCAGACCCGGCATCACGGCATAGGCGGGCTGCGGGTGGTGCGCAGTCTGGGCCGAACCGAGCTGTTCGCCATGTTCTCGCGGGCCGGGGGCAACCGCGTGCGCTCGCTCTGCGAGCGATTTGACCAGGTGCTGGGTGACATGTGGGCCGACGGTACCGTCACGGCGATTCACAAGCGCCATGGTCTGGAAAATGGCCGGTAA
- a CDS encoding zinc metalloprotease HtpX, giving the protein MTSQIKTVVLLGLLTGLLMLLGGAMGGRAGLMIAFIIAMVMNVGSYWYSHKLVLSMYKARELSRGDAPHIHAVVEELAANAGIPKPKVYLVPQDQPNAFATGRNPENAVVAVTSGIVRILDPEELRGVIAHEIGHIVNRDILIQTIAAVLGGAIVFLANMLQWTAIFGIGGSDDDEGANPIAAIAMAILAPIAATLIQMAISRSREYLADETGAKLSSKPKSLASALGKLSNAAAQVPMKGSPATENMFIVSPFSGGKQMANLFSTHPPVEERIRRLNQMAGGR; this is encoded by the coding sequence ATGACCAGCCAGATTAAAACCGTGGTTCTGCTCGGCCTGCTGACCGGGCTGCTTATGCTTCTAGGCGGCGCGATGGGCGGTCGCGCGGGCCTGATGATCGCTTTCATCATCGCCATGGTGATGAATGTGGGGAGCTATTGGTATTCCCACAAGCTCGTGCTTTCCATGTACAAGGCCAGAGAACTTTCCCGGGGCGACGCGCCCCACATCCACGCCGTGGTCGAGGAACTCGCCGCCAATGCGGGGATCCCCAAGCCCAAAGTCTACCTTGTGCCGCAGGACCAGCCCAATGCCTTTGCCACGGGCCGCAACCCCGAGAATGCCGTGGTGGCCGTGACGAGCGGCATCGTGCGCATTCTTGACCCCGAAGAGCTGCGCGGCGTGATCGCCCACGAGATCGGCCACATCGTCAACCGCGACATTCTCATCCAGACCATCGCGGCCGTGCTCGGCGGTGCCATCGTCTTTCTCGCCAACATGTTGCAGTGGACCGCCATCTTCGGCATCGGCGGCAGCGACGACGATGAGGGCGCCAACCCCATTGCGGCCATCGCCATGGCCATTCTCGCTCCCATCGCGGCAACGTTGATCCAGATGGCCATCTCCCGCTCGCGCGAATACCTTGCCGACGAGACCGGGGCCAAGCTCTCCAGCAAGCCCAAATCGCTGGCTTCGGCGCTGGGCAAGCTCTCCAACGCTGCCGCACAGGTGCCCATGAAAGGCAGCCCGGCAACGGAGAACATGTTCATCGTCTCTCCGTTTTCCGGCGGCAAGCAGATGGCGAATCTCTTCAGCACACACCCGCCCGTGGAGGAACGCATCCGCAGGCTGAACCAGATGGCGGGGGGCCGGTAA
- a CDS encoding trypsin-like peptidase domain-containing protein, whose protein sequence is MRSLWLLIALLMAIPAPFARADDGLEARRTPVVRAVERVSPAVVNITAVSETATSAFPFPNDAIGRWFEMFNNLPKRKQQRNSLGSGVIIDGERALVLTNAHVVAGADSIKVRLNDARTFDAELLGANLDFDLAVLRLKKARRLPEVPMGRSDDILIGETVVAIGNPYGFSHTVTTGVVSALNRSIRTKRGAMGNFIQTDAAINPGNSGGPLLNLNGELIGVNTAIFAKGEGIGFAIPINKARVVVEELLTTGTVAPVWLGVSGQDIDQGTAHYFSLPSLNGLLVAEVYEATPAAGAGLRPGDVLLTLNGNRILDRDDYLLKMRGLTRKETIRLEVFRQGKRISVELRPQAVDRDMALKLSQRLWGLSLSRSNSGGVRVSAVEKGSPAAKLGIKRGDVIHRIGNVGLRGMDDVVRAVLMNRLQATVFLNVRRGGKLYHVPLQL, encoded by the coding sequence ATGCGCTCCCTCTGGCTGTTGATCGCACTGCTGATGGCGATTCCCGCGCCTTTCGCCCGTGCCGACGACGGTCTTGAGGCGCGGCGCACCCCCGTGGTGCGCGCTGTCGAACGCGTCAGCCCGGCCGTCGTGAATATCACGGCGGTCTCGGAAACCGCCACCAGCGCCTTTCCGTTTCCCAACGACGCCATCGGCCGCTGGTTCGAGATGTTCAACAACCTGCCCAAGCGCAAGCAGCAGCGCAACAGCCTCGGCTCCGGTGTGATTATCGACGGCGAGCGCGCGCTGGTGCTGACCAACGCGCACGTGGTGGCCGGTGCCGACTCCATCAAGGTGCGGCTCAACGACGCCAGAACCTTCGACGCGGAGCTGCTCGGCGCGAACCTCGACTTCGACCTCGCCGTGCTGCGGTTGAAAAAGGCCAGACGGTTGCCCGAAGTGCCCATGGGCCGGTCCGACGACATCCTGATCGGCGAAACCGTGGTGGCCATCGGCAATCCGTACGGATTCAGCCACACCGTGACCACCGGCGTGGTCTCGGCGCTCAATCGCTCCATCCGCACCAAGCGCGGAGCCATGGGCAATTTCATCCAGACCGACGCGGCCATCAACCCCGGCAACTCCGGTGGCCCGCTGCTGAACCTCAACGGCGAACTAATCGGCGTGAACACCGCCATTTTCGCCAAGGGCGAGGGCATCGGGTTCGCCATCCCCATCAACAAGGCGCGCGTGGTGGTGGAAGAGCTGCTCACCACCGGCACCGTGGCTCCGGTCTGGCTCGGCGTGTCCGGGCAGGACATCGATCAGGGCACGGCGCATTATTTCTCACTGCCCTCGCTCAACGGCCTGCTTGTGGCCGAGGTGTACGAGGCCACCCCCGCAGCCGGCGCCGGACTGCGACCCGGCGACGTCCTGCTTACCCTCAACGGCAACAGGATTCTCGACCGCGACGATTATCTGCTCAAGATGCGCGGGCTGACCCGCAAGGAGACGATCCGGCTGGAAGTGTTCCGGCAGGGCAAGCGGATCAGCGTCGAGCTGCGTCCGCAGGCGGTGGATCGCGATATGGCGCTCAAGCTGTCGCAACGGCTCTGGGGGCTCTCCCTGAGCCGCTCAAACAGCGGTGGCGTGCGCGTCTCCGCTGTGGAAAAGGGAAGCCCCGCCGCCAAGCTCGGCATCAAGCGGGGCGACGTCATACATCGTATAGGCAACGTGGGCCTTCGCGGCATGGACGACGTGGTCAGGGCGGTTCTCATGAACCGGCTGCAGGCCACGGTGTTCCTGAACGTGCGCCGCGGCGGCAAGCTGTACCACGTCCCACTGCAACTCTAA
- a CDS encoding class I SAM-dependent methyltransferase: MGATRIFTTPFDLELFKRHVPSDAPVLDFGCGYGRTVAELRDAGYSSIIGADISLSLVERGLREHPDLDLRHMPDECLPFDDESFDGVLMLGVLTCIPATSDQEQCIAEACRVLRPGGYLYINDFLLNNDRRNLDRYAEGQRKYKVYGMFDIEDGGTFRHHEMDHLTSLLSCMELLHMEETVFETMQGHVSNGCRMLARKK, from the coding sequence GTGGGTGCGACCCGTATCTTCACCACCCCCTTCGACCTTGAACTGTTCAAACGTCACGTACCTTCGGACGCCCCGGTGCTCGACTTCGGCTGCGGCTATGGCCGTACCGTGGCGGAGTTGCGGGATGCCGGGTACAGCTCCATCATCGGAGCGGATATCTCCCTCTCCCTCGTGGAGCGCGGCCTGCGTGAGCATCCGGACCTTGACCTGCGCCATATGCCCGATGAATGTCTGCCGTTCGACGATGAGTCGTTCGACGGCGTGCTCATGCTGGGCGTGCTGACCTGCATCCCGGCCACTTCGGATCAGGAGCAGTGCATCGCCGAGGCCTGCCGCGTGCTGAGGCCGGGTGGATATCTCTACATCAACGACTTCCTGCTCAACAACGACCGCCGCAATCTGGACCGGTATGCGGAAGGGCAGCGCAAGTACAAGGTCTACGGCATGTTCGACATCGAGGACGGTGGCACCTTCCGCCATCACGAGATGGATCACCTGACTTCGCTGCTCTCCTGCATGGAGTTGCTGCATATGGAGGAGACCGTCTTCGAGACCATGCAGGGGCACGTCTCCAATGGCTGCCGGATGCTGGCCCGGAAGAAGTAG
- a CDS encoding lytic transglycosylase: MLDYKWFRGLLIATLALGLLAGCAEKKAPSPKDEELPKVFTEADEAVQPLEEAVNAEPEEKEEESLTETEKTVLESRFGLMFDLDYRETKEVSQYFAYFTHKKRRVMERWLKRAEPYLPYIRQELTKRGMPQDLAILPFAESGYNPYAYSWAGAGGMWQFIKGTGRKYGLRIDWWIDERRDPYKATQAALEYLEDLHERFGDWYLALAGYNAGEGKISRALRKTNCNDFFELTKNNRKLQYRYQLRKETRHYVPKFIALSKIFQNLDTLGFDPVRWDQEPDLTPVEVPGGTDLLALARAGGLSWKEFHKLNPAYRRQVSPPHWTTTAYLPAKEAPKMVAYLENPKSQPYAGYLTYRVRRGDSWWKISRRFGVPISVLKKINNRRSNILRPRQTVMVPGKGSRRSVASASSSKRRRIANSKGDYIIRRGDTLWSISRTFGVSVNTLKRSNGITNSRRIKPGMRLYIPNAGAKATKQAKKGAGEVRAKLVQYKVRRGDNLISIARRFGCTVAQLRKWNKLNRNTIYVNQRLKVYVN, from the coding sequence TTGCTCGATTATAAATGGTTTCGCGGTCTTCTGATCGCAACACTCGCTCTCGGACTGCTCGCGGGCTGTGCCGAGAAAAAGGCTCCCTCTCCCAAGGACGAGGAGCTTCCCAAAGTCTTCACCGAGGCGGACGAGGCTGTCCAGCCCCTTGAAGAGGCGGTCAACGCCGAACCCGAGGAAAAAGAGGAAGAGTCTCTTACGGAAACGGAGAAGACCGTTCTGGAGTCCCGCTTCGGGCTGATGTTCGACCTCGACTATCGCGAGACGAAGGAAGTCAGCCAGTACTTCGCCTACTTCACTCACAAGAAGCGCCGCGTCATGGAACGCTGGCTCAAGCGCGCCGAGCCCTACCTGCCGTACATCCGGCAGGAACTCACCAAGCGTGGCATGCCGCAGGATCTCGCCATTCTGCCCTTTGCCGAGTCGGGCTACAACCCCTACGCCTACTCATGGGCCGGGGCCGGCGGCATGTGGCAGTTCATCAAGGGCACGGGCCGCAAGTACGGCCTGCGCATCGACTGGTGGATCGACGAACGGCGCGACCCATACAAGGCCACACAGGCAGCCCTCGAATACCTTGAGGACCTGCACGAACGCTTTGGCGACTGGTACCTCGCCCTTGCCGGATACAACGCCGGTGAAGGCAAGATTTCCCGCGCCCTGCGCAAGACCAACTGCAACGACTTCTTCGAGCTGACCAAGAACAACCGCAAGCTCCAGTATCGTTATCAGTTGCGCAAGGAAACCCGCCACTACGTCCCGAAATTCATCGCCCTTTCCAAGATATTCCAGAACCTCGACACCCTCGGGTTCGATCCGGTCCGCTGGGATCAGGAGCCGGACCTGACGCCCGTCGAGGTGCCCGGCGGCACCGATCTGCTGGCACTGGCCCGTGCGGGCGGCCTGAGCTGGAAGGAATTCCACAAGCTCAACCCCGCTTACCGCAGACAGGTCAGCCCCCCCCACTGGACCACCACTGCGTATCTTCCCGCCAAGGAAGCACCCAAGATGGTGGCCTACCTCGAAAATCCCAAGTCCCAGCCTTACGCCGGCTACCTGACCTACCGTGTGCGTCGCGGCGACTCCTGGTGGAAGATCTCCCGCCGTTTCGGCGTGCCCATCTCGGTGCTCAAGAAGATCAACAACCGCCGCTCCAACATCCTGCGCCCGCGTCAGACCGTCATGGTCCCGGGCAAGGGGTCCCGCCGCTCGGTGGCTTCGGCCTCCAGCAGCAAGCGTCGCCGCATCGCCAACTCCAAGGGCGACTACATCATCCGCAGGGGCGACACCCTGTGGTCCATCTCCCGCACCTTCGGCGTGAGCGTGAATACGCTCAAGCGCAGCAACGGCATCACCAACTCCCGCAGGATCAAGCCGGGCATGCGCCTGTACATCCCCAACGCGGGGGCCAAGGCTACCAAGCAGGCCAAAAAGGGTGCCGGAGAAGTCCGCGCCAAACTGGTGCAGTACAAGGTTCGCCGCGGCGACAACCTCATCAGCATCGCCCGCCGGTTCGGCTGCACCGTGGCCCAGCTGCGCAAGTGGAACAAGCTGAACCGCAACACCATCTATGTGAATCAGCGGCTCAAGGTCTACGTGAACTAG